GTAAAATAGAAGCCGTGATACGCAAAGGTTTTATCATTTCAGTCGCGGCGGCCTTCTTTCTGTGCGCGTTTGCGGACACGGTTGCGGCAAAAGAAAGAATTGACGGAATCGCCATTGTGGTAAACAACTCCATTGTCACCCTTTCCGAATACAGAAAGAAAGAGGCGAGCATAAGAAAACAATCCCCCGAAGCCACCAAAGACCAGATAGTAAGCAGCATTATCAGCGAGCAGGTGATGATGAACATCGCGGTGGAAAAAAACATTACGGTCTCGGCGGAAGAGATAAAAGCCGCCCTTGAAGCCTTCAAAGAATCCCTCGGACTGGACGATGTGTCTTTCGTGCAGTCTCTCGGCGAAAGAAGCATGACGCTTGAGGAATTCTTCGCGGAAATGAGAATCCAACTCATCACAAAAAAACTTGTTCAATACGAGGTTGAACGTCAGGGGCTGACCATAGACGACAAAGCGGTTGAAGACTATTACCTGAAACACAACCCCGGCGCGGACAGGTCTCCACAGGTCAGAATAGCGCACATACTCATGCCGACGGGCGGCTCAGTCGAACGCAAAGCGGCGGAGCGCATTGCGGAGGATGCGAGAGCGGGAAAGCCCTTTGAAGAACTCGCCCGGCGGCACTCCATGGACGCAAGAACAGCCCCGGAGGGCGGAGACCTCGGCTACTTCAGACGGGACGAACTTATACTGCCGTTGCAAAAAGCCGTTGAGGAAGCGGGAGCGGGCGACATAGGGGGCCCGGTTCTCTCCGATGCGGGGTTTCATATAGTCAAAGTGCTGGCGGTAAAAGAGGAAGGGGTCATGGTTCCGCCGGAAATCAAAACCGCCCTGATTGACGAAATGATAAGCCGGGAAACCGAACGCATAATCTCAACCCTCATAGAAAAGGGCCTGAATTCCTCGCTTATAGATGTGAGGATTTGATCCTCCGGATTTAATCCCCGTCCGTCTCCGGAGGCGGGCAGGTGCAGAAAAGGTTTTTGTCTCCGTAGGCGTTGTCTATGCGCGAAACCGGCGGCCAGAACTTGTTTTCCTTCACAAAATCCGCCGGAAAACAGGCGGCGCTTCTTGAGTAGGGACGCTCCCACCGGTCGGAGGCAACCGCCGCGGCGGTGTGCGGGCTGTTTTTGAGAACATTGTCAGCCCTGTCCGCCCCGCCCCTCTCTATGTCCGCTATCTCCGCGCGAATACTCTCAAGCGCCTCGCAGAAACGGTCTATCTCCGCCTTTGACTCGCTCTCCGTAGGCTCTATCATCACCGTTCCCGCAACCGGCCACGAAACCGTGGGGGCGTGAAAGCCGTAGTCCATCAACCGCTTGGCAAAATCTTCAACATCCACACCCGCGCTCTTTTTGAACTCCCGCAGGTCTAAAATAAACTCATGCGCCACCCTGCCCCCGTCCCCCTCGTATAAAACCTTGTAGGTGCGGCCAAGCCGCCGCTTCATGTAGTTGGCGTTGAGTATCGCGTGCATGGTCGCGTTTCGCGCCCCGCGAGCCCCCAGCATCCGCAGATACGCATATGAGACAACCGTTATGCACGCGCTTCCCCACGGAGCGGCGGCAACGGGAGCGGAGCGGAGAGAGGCCGCCTCCGGCGATTCCTCCCGCCCGAAAGGATGCCCCGGCAGAAACGGCTCCAGATGAGGGGCGGCGCATATGGGCCCCATGCCCGGCCCGCCGCCGCCGTGCGGTATGCTGAAGGTCTTGTGAAGGTTCACATGGCACAAGTCCGCCCCGATAAGCGCCGGTTTGACAAGACCGACCTGCGCGTTGAGATTCGCGCCGTCCATATAAACCTGCCCGCCGTGGTCGTGAACGGTCGCGCAGACCTTCCGTATGTCGCGCTCAAAAACCCCGTGCGTGGACGGGTAGGTGATCATTACCGCCGCAAGGCGGGACGAGTGCGCCTCGCATTTCCTGCGGAGGTCTTCGGTGTCTATGGAGCCGTCCTGTGTGCAGCCGACCGTAACAACCCTCATTCCCGCCATCGCCGCGCTCGCGGGATTGGTCCCGTGGGCGGACGAGGGGACAAGCGCCACGTCCCGCTCCCCCTCCCCGCGCCCCCGGTGATAAGCCCTTATCGCCATAAGACCGGCAAACTCGCCCTGCGCCCCGGAGTTGGGCTGTAAAGACGCGGCGGCAAATCCCGTTACTTCGCAAAGCCACCGCCCCAGTTGCCCGACCATTTCTTCATACCCCCTCAACTGGTCGCGCGGGGCAAACGGGTGAATGTCCGCAAAGCCCGGCCAGCTGACCGGAGCCAGTTCCGAGGCGGAGTTGAGTTTCATCGTGCAGGAGCCCAGCGGTATCATGGAATGGGTGAGAGACAAATCCTTGTTCTCAAGCCGCTTGATGTATCTGACCATCTCCGTCTCGGAGTTATGGGTGTTGAAAACCGGATGAGATAAAAAGCCGCTTTTTCTCTCAAGGCCTCCCGTGGCGGCGGGCGCGTTTGAAACGTCAGCCCCGGAAATCGGGGGCGCGCTTTTGCCCGCCGCTTCACAGAAAACATTCAGTATGGCGTTTAAGTCATCCGCGCCGGTTGTCTCGTCAAGCGAGACGCCCACCGCGCCGCCGGTGTGCAGAAAGTTCATGCCCCTCTCCGTGGAAAGCCGCCTTATCTTCCCGTCCGTGCCTTCCGGCTCGCCCGAAAGGTCAACCGAAAGGGTGTCAAAAAAGCGACCGTTCCGCTGGGAAAACCCCGCGCCGGAAAGCGCGCGGGAAAGCGCCGCCGCGCGGCGGTGAATGCCCCCGGCTATGTTCTTCAGCCCTTGGGGGCCGTGATAGACGCAATACATCGCCGCCATGATCGCCGGCAATGACTGCGCCGTGCATATATTGGAGGTCGCCTTCTCCCTCCTTATGTGCTGCTCGCGCGTCTGAAGAGACATCCTGTAGGCGCGGGAGCCGTCCCGGTCAACGGAGACGCCGATAATCCTGCCCGGAATCTGGCGCTGAAACCGCCGCCGGGCGGCAATATACGCCGCATGAGGGCCGCCGCACCCCATCGGGACGCCGAGGCGCTGCGTTGTGCCGACCACTATGTCCGCCCCCATCTCGCCGGGCGGCGTGAAAACGGCAAGCGAAAGTATGTCCGCGCAAACCGAAACAAGCAGCCCCTCTCCGTGGGCGCGGCGGATGAAGTCCGTGTAGTCATGCGCCTCCCCCCGCCTGTCGGGAAACTGGACAAGAGCGCCGAAGTAATCGGGCGAGGGCTCAAAATCCTCAAAGCGGCCGACCGTGGTCTCTATGCCGAGCGGCTCCGTTCTTGACCTCAACACCTCCAGGGTCTGCGGAAAGCAGCCCTCGTCAACAAAAAACCGGTTCGGCGCGCCGGAGCGGGAAAGAGAATCCGCCACCCTCAGAGACATCGCCATCGCCTCGCACGCCGCCGTTGCCTCGTCAAGCAGGGAAGCGTTTGACACTTCCATCGCGGTCAGGTCGCTCACCACCGTCTGAAAATTGATAAGCGCCTCAAGCCTGCCCTGCGCTATCTCCGCCTGATACGGCGTGTATTGCGTATACCAGCCGGGATTTTCAAGAATGTTTCTTTTGATAACTTCGGGCGTTTTGCACCCGTAGTAGCCAAGGCCGATGAACGATTTGAGACGCCTGTTCATTGCCTCCAAATCCCTCATGCGGGAGATAAAAGAGTGCTCGTCCTCGGCGGGGGGCAGGGAGAGCGGCCCGGAAACCAGTATGTCCGCCGGAACCGCCTCGCGGACAAGTTCCTCAAGAGAGGCGGCGTCCACGGCGTCAAGCATTTCGCGCAAGTCATCCCCGAGCGAGCCGATGTGTCTGCGCTCAAAATCGTCCGTATGCGATTCAGTTCCGCCGCCCATGGGTAAAGGGTTTATTCCAGTTCCCCCACAAACCGCTCATAAGCGGCGGCGTCCATAAGGCGGCCAAGGGAGGAAACATCATCCGCGGCTATCTTCACAAGCCAGCCTTCGCCGTAGGGAGAGGAGTTTATGGTTTCGGGGGAGTCAACAAGCGCCGCATTCACCTCAACCACCCTGCCGGAGACGGGGCAAAAGATGTCGGAAACCGCCTTGGTTGACTCAACCGCGCCGATGGAGTCGCCCGCGCTGAAAACCTCTCCCTCCGGGGGAGTCTCCACGAAAACGATTTCACCGAGTGTCTGCTGTGCGTAGTCGGTTATGCCCACGGTTACCACGCCGTCCTCTTCAAGAGCCCATTCGTGGTCTTCGGTGTATCTGAGACCTTCGGGAAAACTCAAGATGTTCCGGCCTCCCCCGTGGCGCGACCGCCCTTCGCGCGGAAAGGCGGGTCTGTTATGGCGGCCTTTTTGCGATGGTTTCTTATCTCAACCCTTATCCCCGCGCTCCGGGCGCGGGCGACCGCTCCGGAGTCCATCATTGCAAGGCCGAGCGCCGCATTCAAACTGGGAGACATGGTTCCGCTGGTTACCTTTCCGGCCTCCGTCTCTTCACAGAAAACCCTGCAACCGCTCCGCGCAATGCCGGGCTCATCCATGACAAAACCGCAAAGGGCGCGACCGGGCCCTGCCTCAAGAACACGTACCAGTGCGTCTCTGCCGCAGAAATCCCCCTTTTCCATTTTCACATATCTTCCCAAATTCGCCTCAAAAGGGTTTGTGCTCTCGTCTATCTCGTTGCCGTAGAGAGTGTACCCCATCTCAAGCCTGAGCGTGTCGCGACATCCCAGCCCGCACATGGTCGCGCCGTCGCACAGCGCCGCCCACAACTCCGGCGCCGAGTCCCACGGGACAAATATCTCAAACCCGTCCTCGCCCGTGTAGCCCGTTCCCGATATGAACGCCTCGCCGCCGCGCTGAAAATCGGCAACGCAAAACCTGCCGGGCAGGCGCGCGTCCCCGCCCAGAGCGCCCGCCGCAACCTTTGCGGAATCCGGCCCCTGAACCGCAATCAGCGAGAACTCCCGGCTCAAATCTCTGACCCCGGCGTCAAACGCCCCGGCGTGCGAGGATATCCACTCAAGGTTGCGCGCGGTGTTTGAGGCGTTGACGCACAAGATAAATCTGGACCCGGAAAATCTGTAAACCATAAGGTCGTCCAGTATGCCGCCCTCCTCGTTGCAGAGCAGATTGTATTGGACGCTCATGTCCGCCATGCGGGTTACGTCATTGGTAACAAGCCACTGGCAAAACATCTCCGCGCCGGGACCCGTTATCTCTATCTCGCCCATGTGCCCCGCGTCAAAAATCCCGCAACCGGAGCGCACGGCGCGGTGCTCCTCCCGTATTCCGGAATACGAAACGGGCATGCTCCATCCGGAAAATCCGGTCATTTTTGCTCCGTTCTCAATGTGGGTTTCGTAAAGGGCGGTGCGGCTCATTGAACAACCTTATGATTAAACATTACAGGGGGAAATTGTCAACAAGGGCGGCGGGCGGTTTTGGTGTATGATTGGCGGCGGGGCAAGATGCGGAAAAGACTGCTGAAAATTTACACCCTGATGCTTGAGCGCCACGGCCCCCAGGGCTGGTGGCCCGCGCAAACCGCCTTTGAATGCGCGGTCGGGGCGATCCTGACCCAGAACACGGCGTGGAGAAACGTTGAAAAGGCGGTGCGCAACCTTAAATCGGCGGGAGCGCTCTCTGTCGGGGCGATAGACCGGATGCCGCTTGCAAAACTCGCCCGGCTGATAAGACCCTCCGGCTACTTCAACCTGAAGGCGGAGCGGCTGAAATGTTTCACCCGCTTTGTTACAAAAAACCACGGCGGAGACATCGGCGCGCTTCTTTCCTCGGAGACCGGCGAACTCAGGCAGTCCCTGCTCTCCGTTAAAGGCGTGGGGCCCGAAACCGCAGACAGCATAGCGCTGTATGCCGCGGGGAAACCGCTGTTTGTGGTTGACGCCTACACAAAGAGAATCACCTCAAGGCACGGCCTCACGGACGGGAAGGCAACCTACGGCGAGGTGCAAAGCCTGTTTGCGGAAAACCTGCCGCAAGACGCCGCCATGTTCAACGAGTATCACGCCCTGATAGTGCGGACGGCAAAGGAGTTTTGCCATAAAAGCAAGCCCGACTGCGAAAACTGCCCGCTTAAAACCGACCTGCCCTCAGGCTTGAAGCCTGTGTAAAGAATTTTTCAGCCGGACGAGCCGCCGTTTCCGGCGGAGCGGACGACCTGCTCAAAAGCGCGCGGGTCTCTTATGGCGAGTTCGGACAGTGATTTCCTGTCCAATTCAATGCCGGACTTTTTGACCCCGCTGATAAAGCGGCTGTATGAAAGCCCGTGAGGGCGGACGGCCGCGTTGATTCTGGTTATCCACAGGGCGCGGAAGTCTCTCTTTCTGTTGCGCCTGTCGCGGTAGGCGTATGCCATGGCGCGCAGAAGGGTCTCTTTGGCTTTCCTGAGATTGTTCTTCCTGCGCCCCCAGTAGCCCCTTGCCTGCTTCAGGATTTTCTTGCGCCTGTTTCTGGACGCCACTGACGGTGTAACTCTCATCTCCCTATCCTCACTTGGCGATATAGGACGCCACCCTTCTCGCGGCGGCACCCTCAAGGTAAAGGGCGGAGCCGAGCCGCCTCATCCTTTTTGAGTTCTTCTTGACGTTGAGGTGCGACTTGCCGCCCCTTGCCGTCTTTATCTTTCCGCCGCCGGTGAAGGAAAATCTCTTCGCCGCGCTTCTGTTTGTTTTCATCTTTGTCTTCAAACCGCTTCTCCGTCTTTGACCGCTTCTTCGTCTTCGTAAGCGCCGTTTTCCCGGCTCGCCCCGCCGCCCGCGCTTTTTACGGGCGAAAGGACGGCAACAATTCCCCTGCCCTCAAGCCGCGCCGGGGAATCTATTTTACCCAGACCTGACAGTTGTTCCACTATTGAGGAAATAAGTTCAAACCCGGTGTTCTTGTGGACAAACTCCCTTCCCCTGAACATCACCCTGAGCTTGGCTTTGCATCCGTCCTGCAAAAACCCCCTGAGACGCTCCATCTTCACGTCCAAGTCGTGCTGCCCGATGTGCGGCCTCAATTTGACCTCTTTGACCGGGCTCGGCTTGCTCTTTTTGGTGTTTTTCTTTTGCAGATATTTATACTTTCCATAATCAACAAGCCTGCATACGGGCGGTTTGGAATCGGGGGAGACCTCAACAAGGTCAAGACGCATCTCCTCCGCCTTTGCGAGCGCTTCCTCTATTGACAAAACTCCAATCTGGCTTCCTTTGTCATCAACCACCCTGACGGTGGGAGCCTTTATCCTGCGGTTTATCCGTGTTGCGGGAGGCCGTTTTTCAAAATTTCTTCTGGGAAACCTTATGGCCTGCTCCCCGCGCCCGTAAAAGCGCCTTCCTCTTTCAGCATTTCAATAAACTCGCCCACCTCCATCGGGCTTAAGCTTTCGCTCCCGTATTTTCTGGGAGCAACAGTTCCACCGGCGGCCTCCTTCTCTCCGACAACAAGCAAATACGGTATCTTCATCACCTGCGCTTCTCTGACCTTGTAGCCGAGTTTCTCGCTTCTGAAATCCCTTTCAACCCTTATACCTTTTTCCGCAAGAGCGCAAACAACTTTCTCCGCATATTCCGTCCATTCATCGCCTACCGTGGCCACACGCGCCTGAACGGGACTGAGCCACAAAGGAAAAGCCCCGCCGTAATGCTCCACCAGAATTCCGAAAAACCGCTCAAGCGAACCGAATATCGCCCGATGAATCATTATCGGCGTGTGGCGGACATTATCCTCACCCGCAAAGGCCATGTCAAACCGCTTCGGGAGATTGAAATCTAACTGAACGGTGGAACACTGCCAAGACCTTCCGAGAACGTCCTTTATTTTCAGGTCTATTTTCGGCCCGTAAAAAGCCCCCCCTTTGTCGTCAACCGAGTAGTCAAGCCCCTTTGAGGCAAGCACGGACTTGATGGCGTCCGTGGCGTCCGTCCAGTCGCTTTCGCTCCCGACAAACTTGTCCGGGCGCGTTGAGAGGAAGATGTCAAAATCGTCAAAGCCGAACTTTTTCAGGAAGGAGAGCGTCAGGTCAATAACGCCTCCCACCTCGTCCGCTATCTGGTCGGGGCGGCAGAATATGTGGGCGTCATCCTGAGAAAACCCCCTCGCCCTCAAAAGCCCGTGAAGCACGCCGCTGCGCTCGTATCTGTAAACCGTGCCCACTTCCGCCCACCTGAGCGGCAGGTCGCGGTAACTTCTCACGGCGGACTTGTAAACCAGAATGTGAAACGGGCAGTTCATCGGCTTTATCTGGTATTGCGAGTTGTCCAGTTCTGAGGGGGGAAACATGTTTTCGGTGTAAAAGTCCAGATGGCCGCTGGTCTGCCACAGGTCAAGGCGCGCCAGATGCGGCGTATAAAGGATGTCATAGCCCGCCCTGCGGTGCTCCGAGCGCCAGTAATCTTCAATAATTCCCCTCACTCTCGCCCCTCTGGGATGCCACAGCACAAGGCCGGGTCCCACATCGTCCCTCAAACTGAAAAGGTCAAGTTCCCTGCCCAGTTTTCTGTGGTCGCGTTTTTTCGCCTCCTCAAGCATGGCAAGGTGTTTTTTCAAATCCTTTCTGTCCGCAAAGGCCGTTCCGTATATGCGCTGAAGCATCGGGTTTGTCTCAACGCCGCGCCAATACGCCCCGGCGGAAGATGTGAGTTTGAACGCCCTGACCTCCCCGGTGGAAGGCGCGTGCGGCCCCCTGCAAAGGTCAAACCAGCCGCCCTGATGATAGGTTGTTATCTCCCCGCCTTCGGGCAGGCCGCCGATGATTTCAACCTTGTATGTCTCGCCCATGTCCGAGAAGGTTTTCACCGCCTCCTCGCGGGAAACGGTTTTACGCAATAGCGGCTTGTTTTCGGAGATGATTTCCGCCATCCGTTTTTCAATCTTTTCAAGGTCTTCCGGTGTGAAGGGCGCGGGCGCGTCAAAATCGTAATAAAACCCGTCATCAATAACGGGGCCTATCGTAACCTTCACGCCGGGGAAAAGCCCCTGAACGGCTTCTGCCATAACGTGGGCGGCGGTGTGGCGAATGAGGGCAAGGCCCTCCGGCGAGTTGCGTCTGACGGGCGCAACGGCGGCGGGTTGGGGGACGGGTTCCTGCAAGTCTGAAAGAACACCGTCAACAGTCGCTCCGATGGCGTCCTTCTCCGCGCCGAGCGCGGCAAGGGCTTCCGCAACAGTGGCGCCGGAGGCGACCTCGGCGGAGTTGTCTTTATGGGTAACCTTTATTTGAGGCATTATGAAACCTTTGGGCCCGGCTGGAATTGAACCAGCGACCTTTCGCGTGTGAGGCGAACGCTCTCCCTCTGAGCTACGAGCCCGAAGCGGCTATATTGTTTTGAATATGAGGGAAAAGTCAAAGGAAACCGATTAGAGTCGATGCCGTGAAGAAGAAAAAGAAACTTTCCGACCCCTTCATCTTCAATCTGGGACGAGTCTGGCAGTCCGCTTTGCGCGAAGACTGGAGGGAAGCCGAGCGGCTCTGTGACTTTATAGAAGAAATCTCCGGCGGAAGGGATGATATGAAACATATCCGAAAGGCCGTCCTGAAAGAAGATACAAACCGCGTTGACAAGCAACTAACCAAAATTCTCGGATGGTGAGCGCGGCTGGGATCGAACCAGCGACCTCTTGCGTGTCGGGCAAGCGCTCTCCCGCTGAGCTACGCGCTCTTTCAGTCCGCCTATTGTCTTTCAAAAGCCGTTTTGTGTCAAGGCGCAAACATTGACACCCGCCCTTGCCGTGCTGTATTTTTCGCTATGCCCAAAGCCCCGAAATACCGCGCATGGCTCAACTGCATCAACCCGGAATGCGGCAAAAGATACAAAATTGATGAAGTAATCTACCGCTGCGGCGACTGCAACGAACTTCTTGAAGTTACCCACGACCGCGACCTGCTTGCCAAACAGTCGCCCCAGCAGTGGAAAGACCTGTTTGACGACCGCTATAAAAACCAGTCATGGCCCTATGGCAGTTCGGTCTGGGGCAAAAAGGAATGGGTCTGCCCCGTGGTGGACGACCAAGACATCGTTTCCATGTATGAGGGGTCAACCAATCTGTTCTGGGCGGAGCGTTTCGGCAGACAGGTCGGAATGGAAGATGTGTGGATAAAAATGTGCGGCAACAGCCACACGGGCTCTTTCAAAGACCTCGGAATGACCGTTCTGGTGTCCGTGGTGCGCAGCATGAGACGCAAAAAGCGCGACATTCCCGCCGTGGCGTGCGCCTCCACCGGAGACACCTCCGCCGCGCTTGCCGCCTACTGCGCCGCGGCGGACATTCCGGCGATAGTGTTCCTGCCGAGGGGAAAGGTCTCTCTCGCCCAACTTGTTCAGCCAATCTCAAACGGGGCGATAGTGCTGTCTCTGGACACCGATTTTGACGGCTGCATGAAGATGGTCCAGAGGGTAACGGGCGAACACAACATTTATCTCGCCAACTCAATCAACTCCCTGAGGATTGAGGGGCAGAAGACCATCAGCATTGAGTTGTGCCAGCAGTTCAAGTGGGACGTGCCGGACTGGGTAATCATTCCGGGCGGAAACCTCGGCAATGTGTCCGCGCTCGGCAAGGGGTTTCTGCTTATGCGCGACCTCGGCCTTATCAAAAAACTGCCGCGAATAGTCTGCGCGCAGTCCAAAAACGCAAACCCGCTTTATCTGAGTTACAAGAAGGGCTTCAAGGAGTTCAAGCCCGTGAAGGCGAAAACAACTCTCGCCAACGCGATTCAAATCGGCAATCCGGTCAGCGTGAACAAGGCGATTAAAACCCTCAAAGAGTTCAACGGAATTGTGGAGCAGGCGTCTGAAAAGGAACTTGCGGACGCCGCCGCCATGGCGGACGGGACGGGAACTTTCAACTGCCCGCACACGGGCGTGGCTCTCGCGGTTTTCCTGAAACTTCAGGCGCAAAAAACCTTCAAAAAGAAAGACAAGGTGGTGATCATCTCCACCGCCCACGGCTTGAAATTTGTTGAGTTCAAGATCGGATACCACGAAGGAAAGATAAGGGGGGCGAACAAAGCGCTCCGCAACAGCCCCGTTGAAGTTCCCAACGACTACGAAAAAGTCCGGGACGCCATATTCAGACGCATTGAAAAGCGATGAGTTTTGACCTGAGCGGCGGCCTTTACGCCATAACAGACCGCAAACTGATACCGGAGGAGTGTCTTGCCCGAACCGTTGAGGCGGCGATAAGGGGCGGGGCGAAAGTGATTCAACTGCGCGAAAAGGGCGCGGACAGAAGCGAAGTTGTCCGCAGGGGGAAAGCCGTTTTAAGGATAACGCGCGAATACGGCGTTCCCCTGATAATCAACGACAGCCCCGAAGCGGCGAAAGAAACCGGCGCGGACGGGGTTCATCTCGGCGGGGATGACGCGCCGGTTGGAGAGGCGAGAAAACTGCTCGGCGGCGGCGCGATTATAGGGGTCTCGTGTTACGGCGACATTGAAAGGGGAGTTGAAGCGGAGAAACAGGGCGCAAACTACGCCGCCTTTGGAACGCCGTATTTCACGCCGACAAAACCGGACAGAGATCCGACTCCGTTTGAGGTTCTGCGGGAAGCGAAGCGGAGATTGAAGATTCCCGTTTTCGCAATCGGCGGCATAACGCCGGAGAATGTTTCGGATGTTCTGGAGACCGGAGTGGACGGAGTTGCCGTGATTACGGCGATTTTCGGGGTGGAAGACACCGAAGAAGCGGTAAAAGAGATTGCGGGGTTCTTTGAGGATGAGGCATAAAGTGCCGCTAATCTCCGCAGAATGTGCGGAGATTAGGGTTGACTGACCAAGCGGCGGCGGCTATATTCTCCGCAGAATGTGCGGAGAATAGCAACTGTAATCTCCGCAAAAGTTGTCAAAGATGCCTTACTTGTGGGAAGAAAAAGAGTGGCCAGATTTCCGGTGGGATGAAAAACTCATATCGTCCCCGCTTGCGGATGTGCGCCACCGGCAGGGGCGTTTGCTTGGCCGTATGGAGGGGCTCGGCTTTGCCTTGCGGCAGGATGCGGTTTTCCGGACTATTTGCGATGAAACTCTTAAGACCAGCGAGATAGAGGGTGAGTTTCTTGATGTTGAGGAGGTGCGCTCGTCCGTTGCCCGGCAACTTGGATTGGACTATGCGGGCAACCCGCCGGGAGGCGGGGCTGACGAAAGGCGGCATTTGGTCAAAGAGTCGTCCCGGAGTGAGGCGGACGGCATAGTGGAAATCCTTGTTGACGCGACCGCCAATTTTGACAAGCGCCTTACAAAGAAGCGTCTTTTCGGCTGGCATTCCGCGCTTTTCCCCGAAGGGCGCAGCGGTTTCCTCAAGATAACAACGGGAAAGTGGCGCAAGGGCGGGGTTCATGTTGTTTCCGGCCCCATAGGAAGGCAGACGATTCATTTTGTCGCTCCGCCCGCAAGCAGTGTTTCCGGGGAAATGGACGCTTTTCTCTCGTGGTTCAACACTGAAACCGGAAAAGACCCTGTTTTGAAAGCGGCGATTGCTCATCTGTGGTTTGTAATCATCCATCCGTTTGATGACGGAAACGGGCGCACGACAAGGGCGATAGCGGAGATGTGCCTTGCCCGTTCCGAGGGAACTTCGCAGAGGTTTTACAGTATGTCTTCGCAGATAATGGCGGAGAGGAAGGACTACTACGCGCAACTTCGGGAGACTCAAAACAGCGGGGTTGATATTACGGGCTGGCTTCTCTGGTTTCTCGGCTGTCTGAACCGCGCAATCAGGAGTTCGGACAAGGCGCTTTCAGTGATACTGAACAAGGCGCGTTTCTGGGAGGAACACGGGGAAACGGCTTTCAATAAACGGCAGACAAAGATTTTGAATCTGCTTTTGGGCGGC
This portion of the Candidatus Dadabacteria bacterium genome encodes:
- a CDS encoding peptidylprolyl isomerase, whose product is KIEAVIRKGFIISVAAAFFLCAFADTVAAKERIDGIAIVVNNSIVTLSEYRKKEASIRKQSPEATKDQIVSSIISEQVMMNIAVEKNITVSAEEIKAALEAFKESLGLDDVSFVQSLGERSMTLEEFFAEMRIQLITKKLVQYEVERQGLTIDDKAVEDYYLKHNPGADRSPQVRIAHILMPTGGSVERKAAERIAEDARAGKPFEELARRHSMDARTAPEGGDLGYFRRDELILPLQKAVEEAGAGDIGGPVLSDAGFHIVKVLAVKEEGVMVPPEIKTALIDEMISRETERIISTLIEKGLNSSLIDVRI
- the gcvP gene encoding aminomethyl-transferring glycine dehydrogenase; this encodes MGGGTESHTDDFERRHIGSLGDDLREMLDAVDAASLEELVREAVPADILVSGPLSLPPAEDEHSFISRMRDLEAMNRRLKSFIGLGYYGCKTPEVIKRNILENPGWYTQYTPYQAEIAQGRLEALINFQTVVSDLTAMEVSNASLLDEATAACEAMAMSLRVADSLSRSGAPNRFFVDEGCFPQTLEVLRSRTEPLGIETTVGRFEDFEPSPDYFGALVQFPDRRGEAHDYTDFIRRAHGEGLLVSVCADILSLAVFTPPGEMGADIVVGTTQRLGVPMGCGGPHAAYIAARRRFQRQIPGRIIGVSVDRDGSRAYRMSLQTREQHIRREKATSNICTAQSLPAIMAAMYCVYHGPQGLKNIAGGIHRRAAALSRALSGAGFSQRNGRFFDTLSVDLSGEPEGTDGKIRRLSTERGMNFLHTGGAVGVSLDETTGADDLNAILNVFCEAAGKSAPPISGADVSNAPAATGGLERKSGFLSHPVFNTHNSETEMVRYIKRLENKDLSLTHSMIPLGSCTMKLNSASELAPVSWPGFADIHPFAPRDQLRGYEEMVGQLGRWLCEVTGFAAASLQPNSGAQGEFAGLMAIRAYHRGRGEGERDVALVPSSAHGTNPASAAMAGMRVVTVGCTQDGSIDTEDLRRKCEAHSSRLAAVMITYPSTHGVFERDIRKVCATVHDHGGQVYMDGANLNAQVGLVKPALIGADLCHVNLHKTFSIPHGGGGPGMGPICAAPHLEPFLPGHPFGREESPEAASLRSAPVAAAPWGSACITVVSYAYLRMLGARGARNATMHAILNANYMKRRLGRTYKVLYEGDGGRVAHEFILDLREFKKSAGVDVEDFAKRLMDYGFHAPTVSWPVAGTVMIEPTESESKAEIDRFCEALESIRAEIADIERGGADRADNVLKNSPHTAAAVASDRWERPYSRSAACFPADFVKENKFWPPVSRIDNAYGDKNLFCTCPPPETDGD
- the gcvH gene encoding glycine cleavage system protein GcvH, encoding MSFPEGLRYTEDHEWALEEDGVVTVGITDYAQQTLGEIVFVETPPEGEVFSAGDSIGAVESTKAVSDIFCPVSGRVVEVNAALVDSPETINSSPYGEGWLVKIAADDVSSLGRLMDAAAYERFVGELE
- the gcvT gene encoding glycine cleavage system aminomethyltransferase GcvT, coding for MSRTALYETHIENGAKMTGFSGWSMPVSYSGIREEHRAVRSGCGIFDAGHMGEIEITGPGAEMFCQWLVTNDVTRMADMSVQYNLLCNEEGGILDDLMVYRFSGSRFILCVNASNTARNLEWISSHAGAFDAGVRDLSREFSLIAVQGPDSAKVAAGALGGDARLPGRFCVADFQRGGEAFISGTGYTGEDGFEIFVPWDSAPELWAALCDGATMCGLGCRDTLRLEMGYTLYGNEIDESTNPFEANLGRYVKMEKGDFCGRDALVRVLEAGPGRALCGFVMDEPGIARSGCRVFCEETEAGKVTSGTMSPSLNAALGLAMMDSGAVARARSAGIRVEIRNHRKKAAITDPPFRAKGGRATGEAGTS
- a CDS encoding endonuclease III domain-containing protein — protein: MRKRLLKIYTLMLERHGPQGWWPAQTAFECAVGAILTQNTAWRNVEKAVRNLKSAGALSVGAIDRMPLAKLARLIRPSGYFNLKAERLKCFTRFVTKNHGGDIGALLSSETGELRQSLLSVKGVGPETADSIALYAAGKPLFVVDAYTKRITSRHGLTDGKATYGEVQSLFAENLPQDAAMFNEYHALIVRTAKEFCHKSKPDCENCPLKTDLPSGLKPV
- the rplT gene encoding 50S ribosomal protein L20, encoding MRVTPSVASRNRRKKILKQARGYWGRRKNNLRKAKETLLRAMAYAYRDRRNRKRDFRALWITRINAAVRPHGLSYSRFISGVKKSGIELDRKSLSELAIRDPRAFEQVVRSAGNGGSSG
- the rpmI gene encoding 50S ribosomal protein L35, which gives rise to MKTNRSAAKRFSFTGGGKIKTARGGKSHLNVKKNSKRMRRLGSALYLEGAAARRVASYIAK
- the infC gene encoding translation initiation factor IF-3, translated to MNRRIKAPTVRVVDDKGSQIGVLSIEEALAKAEEMRLDLVEVSPDSKPPVCRLVDYGKYKYLQKKNTKKSKPSPVKEVKLRPHIGQHDLDVKMERLRGFLQDGCKAKLRVMFRGREFVHKNTGFELISSIVEQLSGLGKIDSPARLEGRGIVAVLSPVKSAGGGASRENGAYEDEEAVKDGEAV